Genomic DNA from Bacillus oleivorans:
TTTGGGTTTTTGAATAAAAATTGCTGCAGTACAGGCGGCTATGAAATTTCCCTGATCCAAAGTCATATTTTATATGAAATTGACCGTCAGCATAAACCATCTATGCAGCAAATTGCTGAAATATTAGGAACCGACATTACAACATTTAGTCGCCAGGTTCAATCGCTGGTTAAAATGAATTTGGTCAAAAAAACACCAGACCCAGATGACCGCAGGGTTCATATCCTTTCTTTAACAACAGAAGGTAAATATATAGCGACAGTCATTC
This window encodes:
- a CDS encoding MarR family winged helix-turn-helix transcriptional regulator, producing the protein MEENLRELFQIMTRRFGFLNKNCCSTGGYEISLIQSHILYEIDRQHKPSMQQIAEILGTDITTFSRQVQSLVKMNLVKKTPDPDDRRVHILSLTTEGKYIATVIHEQMNAYLKEVFSHMNEFERETVIRSIKLLNEAMGKSNMCCALILG